One genomic window of Entelurus aequoreus isolate RoL-2023_Sb linkage group LG07, RoL_Eaeq_v1.1, whole genome shotgun sequence includes the following:
- the haus7 gene encoding HAUS augmin-like complex subunit 7 isoform X2, with protein MLQLLCTPSQLRTDILTWICCSIDPNFGNLKEKASKVRDPDILTRGIAALGQDLMLCKRDSLDLIKGDANCRQQLQFLEQLVAVVLDCHVSTEQGAEMLLNTLFAAESMPHLTQMLTPSLDPHWPSNTTVFVHKNPKSNLKPRRDNADNIAAVIQSTRSVLEKLQSECHFLKDGVPSSRVFTPSALHLALGDLQQLMTTFCHVYETDLKACCARESSSFSAETEVFQRVHGLLLACNTVLEMLKEVSEASVCVSDQVSRLQTELYCGSQGKKGTLSDQLEELTKRYKDYVSRLHSSMHQ; from the exons ATGTTGCAGCTCCTCTGCACTCCATCCCAGCTACGCACTGACATCCTGACCTGGATCTGCTGCAG TATAGACCCAAACTTTGGCAATTTGAAAGAGAAGGCGTCGAAGGTCCGAGACCCTGATATTTTGACCAGAG GGATTGCTGCTCTTGGCCAGGACCTGATGCTGTGCAAAAGAGACAGCCTGGACTTGATAAAG GGTGACGCAAATTGCCGCCAGCAGCTTCAGTTCTTGGAGCAACTTGTCGCTGTGGTCCTGGACTGCCACGTGTCCACTGAGCAGGGTGCAGAGATGCTCTTGAACACGCTCTTTGCTGCAGAGAGTATGCCTCATCTCACTCAGATGTTGACACCTTCACTGGACCCTCACTGGCCCTCCAACACCAC GGTTTTTGTACACAAGAATCCCAAATCCAATCTCAAGCCAAGAAGAGACAACGCTGACAACATTGCTGCCGTCATCCAGTCTACTCGCTCCGTGCTGGAGAAGCTACAGTCTGAG TGCCACTTCCTAAAAGATGGGGTGCCAAGTTCCCGCGTCTTCACCCCCAGTGCGCTGCATTTGGCGCTGGGCGACCTCCAGCAGTTGATGACCACTTTCTGCCACGTGTATGAGACGGACCTGAAAGCGTGCTGTGCTCGAGAGTCGTCGAGTTTTAGCGCAGAGACCGAAGTCTTCCAGAGAGTCCACGGACTGCTGCTGGCCTGCAAcacg GTGTTGGAAATGCTGAAGGAAGTGTCGGAAGCATCGGTGTGTGTGAGCGACCAAGTGAGCCGGCTGCAAACAGAACTGTACTGCGGGAGTCAAGGAAAGAAAGGCACTTTAT CTGATCAACTGGAGGAACTCACCAAGCGCTacaaagactatgtctcccgcctTCATTCATCCATGCACCAATGA
- the haus7 gene encoding HAUS augmin-like complex subunit 7 isoform X1: MADALKETERAHRIYTSILAVPCPLLEGVHLQDSEDMLQLLCTPSQLRTDILTWICCSIDPNFGNLKEKASKVRDPDILTRGIAALGQDLMLCKRDSLDLIKGDANCRQQLQFLEQLVAVVLDCHVSTEQGAEMLLNTLFAAESMPHLTQMLTPSLDPHWPSNTTVFVHKNPKSNLKPRRDNADNIAAVIQSTRSVLEKLQSECHFLKDGVPSSRVFTPSALHLALGDLQQLMTTFCHVYETDLKACCARESSSFSAETEVFQRVHGLLLACNTVLEMLKEVSEASVCVSDQVSRLQTELYCGSQGKKGTLSDQLEELTKRYKDYVSRLHSSMHQ; the protein is encoded by the exons atggCGGACGCTTTAAAAGAGACGGAGCGAGCCCATCGCATTTATACAAGTATTCTg GCTGTGCCCTGTCCCCTGCTGGAAGGTGTGCACTTGCAGGATTCTGAGGACATGTTGCAGCTCCTCTGCACTCCATCCCAGCTACGCACTGACATCCTGACCTGGATCTGCTGCAG TATAGACCCAAACTTTGGCAATTTGAAAGAGAAGGCGTCGAAGGTCCGAGACCCTGATATTTTGACCAGAG GGATTGCTGCTCTTGGCCAGGACCTGATGCTGTGCAAAAGAGACAGCCTGGACTTGATAAAG GGTGACGCAAATTGCCGCCAGCAGCTTCAGTTCTTGGAGCAACTTGTCGCTGTGGTCCTGGACTGCCACGTGTCCACTGAGCAGGGTGCAGAGATGCTCTTGAACACGCTCTTTGCTGCAGAGAGTATGCCTCATCTCACTCAGATGTTGACACCTTCACTGGACCCTCACTGGCCCTCCAACACCAC GGTTTTTGTACACAAGAATCCCAAATCCAATCTCAAGCCAAGAAGAGACAACGCTGACAACATTGCTGCCGTCATCCAGTCTACTCGCTCCGTGCTGGAGAAGCTACAGTCTGAG TGCCACTTCCTAAAAGATGGGGTGCCAAGTTCCCGCGTCTTCACCCCCAGTGCGCTGCATTTGGCGCTGGGCGACCTCCAGCAGTTGATGACCACTTTCTGCCACGTGTATGAGACGGACCTGAAAGCGTGCTGTGCTCGAGAGTCGTCGAGTTTTAGCGCAGAGACCGAAGTCTTCCAGAGAGTCCACGGACTGCTGCTGGCCTGCAAcacg GTGTTGGAAATGCTGAAGGAAGTGTCGGAAGCATCGGTGTGTGTGAGCGACCAAGTGAGCCGGCTGCAAACAGAACTGTACTGCGGGAGTCAAGGAAAGAAAGGCACTTTAT CTGATCAACTGGAGGAACTCACCAAGCGCTacaaagactatgtctcccgcctTCATTCATCCATGCACCAATGA
- the crebzf gene encoding CREB/ATF bZIP transcription factor: protein MITRRRGHCHPELKSREVEVCSAVKAIEDLPNLPEEFPADDFDSAGIELDDLFGIESLKWTLERDATSPIFDVELGEYSTQNRDSGAEDSTACSPENMSSALKIRNKQMQSFAVGNKNAIAARLNRLKKKEYINSLEKKVGMMSTENNTLKVENSQLTKRVEELEDETRAPTQTSTTTRSQGNV, encoded by the exons ATGATCACAAGGAGAAGAGGCCATTGTCACCCTGAGCTGAAGTCCCGAGAAGTTGAAGTATGCAGCGCTGTGAAAGCTATTGAAGACCTCCCAAATCTACCTGAGGAGTTCCCAGCTGATGACTTTGACAGTGCTGGAATCGAGCTAGACGACTTGTTTGGAATTGAATCCCTAAAATGGACTCTTGAGCGAGACGCAACCTCCCCTATCTTTGACGTGGAGCTCGGTGAGTACAGCACCCAGAACCGAGATAGTGGAGCTGAAGACTCGACCGCCTGCTCTCCAGAGAACATGTCGTCCGCCTTGAAGATCAGGAACAAGCAAATGCAGTCTTTCGCCGTGGGCAACAAAAACGCCATTGCCGCCAGGTTGAATCGTCTCAAAAAGAAAGAGTACATAAACAGCCTGGAAAAGAAAGTGGGTATGATGTCCACAGAAAACAACACGCTCAAAGTGGAAAACTCTCAGTTGACCAAAAGAGTGGAGGAACTGGAAGATGAGACCAG GGCGCCGACTCAAACGAGCACAACTACGCGCTCCCAAGGAAACGTGTGA
- the mrpl49 gene encoding mitochondrial ribosomal protein L49, with protein MAVCYGFRPLLLRGALRGAFGFHQRLPGPPVAIVGRRAVCVRAPGAVIEESTDEYSFVERLIPPTRVPSPPQHAGPTPSGWTPPAESPPSLPYMIRRSRMHNIPVYTDLTHGNRKMTLVRKVEGDIWALEKDVKEYLKHVTGKELATQVNEVTMTLKVKGHFDKELKELLSTKGF; from the coding sequence ATGGCGGTTTGTTACGGCTTTCGCCCACTTCTTCTACGCGGGGCTCTGCGAGGAGCCTTTGGTTTCCACCAACGGCTACCAGGACCCCCAGTCGCCATTGTAGGCCGCAGGGCCGTTTGTGTCAGAGCACCGGGCGCGGTAATAGAGGAGTCCACTGATGAATACTCATTTGTCGAGCGTCTCATCCCGCCGACACGCGTCCCCTCTCCGCCCCAGCACGCAGGGCCGACCCCGTCCGGTTGGACACCGCCGGCAGAGTCGCCACCGTCTCTTCCTTACATGATACGCCGCTCCCGCATGCACAACATTCCGGTCTACACGGACCTGACCCACGGCAACCGTAAGATGACGTTGGTCCGGAAGGTGGAGGGTGACATCTGGGCTTTGGAGAAAGACGTCAAAGAGTACCTGAAGCACGTGACCGGCAAAGAACTGGCCACGCAGGTCAACGAGGTGACGATGACGCTGAAGGTCAAAGGTCATTTTGACAAGGAGCTGAAGGAATTGTTGAGCACGAAAGGCTTCTGA
- the las1l gene encoding ribosomal biogenesis protein LAS1L — MKNKGSEKRRHVVAWINKAEWDQVREYLYSKDTALQKNALHRISAWKARYANSTPVAMDCTADLVRCQVLDRCGKLDTHDLVLLYGAALVRFTNLITERQQGKVARPLRTLAGNLNIPEWIIDLRHDVTHRKLPTLKQCRKGCEVVLEWLQQEYWSRQLGGGPSEDWESDEEVDQKRKEEELIARQKEMDAYKTGRELLISYEQDQYVVYGQLHDKKDKNSWPDPLADMSWILGEIKQFSVESSDLLIDVLLEDGFLIPTPEQLSSIGCDTSENVCLSPAQPQLPQGFLRFWLPLLHELNFPSFIHLFLEKLFAELKLLSAEPNKHRVCYVSAWISEVMLCNSTRCDYHYETKVQKKARMKERIFINRIQFRWQQLLSACLDAPCVSTSHLLSLILEDMEHPLPLETQQRLLQLCTIYTREEHSDPDSEHTQQPIYTLESLHEKLERSKHHGRSSALEFERSNSSQEKKSSGVDAEKARILRGSSWQVCSDKVLWRNYPLGKVPGQSDDPSCLLLDSYTPMTVLDQPVEMEGSTKHKMSAPPAGTKTAEGSLWSNGDLEKLKCGLQLF; from the coding sequence ATGAAGAACAAAGGCTCCGAGAAGAGGCGCCATGTGGTAGCATGGATCAACAAAGCCGAGTGGGATCAGGTACGGGAATATTTGTACTCCAAAGATACCGCCTTGCAGAAAAATGCTCTTCATAGGATATCGGCGTGGAAAGCCAGGTATGCCAACAGCACACCTGTGGCAATGGACTGCACCGCTGACCTAGTCAGGTGTCAAGTGTTGGACCGGTGCGGGAAGCTGGACACTCATGACCTGGTTCTGCTTTACGGCGCGGCCCTGGTCAGGTTTACCAACCTGATCACCGAACGTCAACAAGGCAAAGTCGCCCGTCCATTGAGGACCCTGGCGGGAAACTTGAACATCCCAGAGTGGATCATCGATTTAAGGCACGACGTCACTCACCGTAAACTCCCTACCTTGAAACAGTGCAGAAAGGGATGCGAGGTGGTCCTGGAGTGGCTCCAGCAGGAGTATTGGTCCAGACAGCTGGGAGGTGGTCCGAGTGAGGACTGGGAGTCGGACGAGGAGGTGGACCAGAAACGAAAAGAAGAGGAGCTCATTGCGAGGCAAAAAGAAATGGACGCTTACAAGACTGGAAGGGAGCTTCTGATATCGTATGAACAGGACCAGTATGTGGTTTACGGCCAGCTACATGACAAAAAAGATAAGAACTCCTGGCCGGACCCTTTGGCCGACATGAGCTGGATACTCGGCGAGATCAAACAGTTCTCTGTGGAATCGAGTGATCTGCTGATCGACGTCCTGTTAGAAGACGGCTTCCTGATTCCAACACCTGAGCAACTGTCGTCGATAGGCTGCGACACCTCTGAAAATGTTTGCTTGTCACCCGCTCAGCCCCAACTCCCTCAAGGTTTCCTGCGTTTTTGGCTCCCCCTCCTGCACGAACTCAACTTCCCGTCGTTTATCCATCTCTTTCTGGAGAAGCTCTTTGCGGAGCTGAAGCTGCTCTCCGCGGAGCCGAACAAACACAGGGTGTGCTACGTTTCCGCCTGGATCTCGGAAGTCATGCTCTGCAACAGCACCAGGTGTGACTACCACTACGAAACAAAAGTGCAGAAGAAGGCCAGAATGAAGGAGAGGATATTTATCAACCGCATCCAGTTCAGGTGGCAGCAGCTGCTGTCCGCCTGTTTGGATGCTCCATGCGTCAGCACGTCCCACCTGCTCTCCTTGATCCTGGAGGACATGGAGCATCCGCTTCCTCTGGAAACCCAGCAGAGGCTTCTGCAGCTGTGCACCATTTACACTCGGGAGGAACACTCGGACCCGGACTCGGAGCACACCCAGCAGCCTATTTACACACTGGAGAGCTTGCATGAGAAGCTGGAGCGCTCCAAGCATCACGGCCGTTCATCCGCGCTTGAATTTGAAAGGAGCAACTCCTCACAGGAGAAGAAATCGTCAGGTGTTGATGCTGAGAAAGCAAGGATCCTCCGAGGTTCTTCCTGGCAGGTGTGCTCGGATAAGGTTTTGTGGAGGAACTACCCCCTCGGCAAAGTCCCTGGCCAGTCTGACGACCCGTCATGCCTCCTGTTGGACAGTTACACGCCCATGACCGTGTTGGATCAGCCGGTGGAGATGGAGGGCAGCACAAAGCACAAGATGTCCGCACCCCCTGCTGGCACAAAGACGGCAGAAGGTTCTCTTTGGAGTAACGGGGACCTTGAGAAGCTCAAATGCGGACTGCAGCTTTTTTGA